Proteins from a single region of Sebastes umbrosus isolate fSebUmb1 chromosome 8, fSebUmb1.pri, whole genome shotgun sequence:
- the LOC119492441 gene encoding C-X-C motif chemokine 13-like isoform X1, giving the protein MMTKPLLLLAVLTLCCCIGSMDALQRNGCRCIRTIPNSIPRRIIRKIEVIPISGHCRRTEIIITRRNGSTVCVNPSADWVKVLLRNLQNENGYSGSTSGAPPASTTNI; this is encoded by the exons ATGATGACTAAACCACTGCTCCTCCTGGCTGTTCTgactctctgctgctgcatcgGCTCTATGGATG CTCTTCAGAGGAATGGGTGTAGATGCATACGGACGATCCCTAATTCCATACCTCGTCGGATCATCAGGAAAATTGAGGTGATTCCTATTTCAGGACACTGTCGTCGGACTGAGATCAT AATCACCAGGAGGAACGGCTCTACAGTTTGTGTCAACCCAAGTGCGGATTGGGTTAAAGTCCTGCTCCGCAATTTGCAAAA TGAAAATGGGTACTCCGGCTCAACCAGTGGAGCTCCCCCTGCTTCCACAACTAACATCTGA
- the LOC119492441 gene encoding C-X-C motif chemokine 13-like isoform X2 has protein sequence MMTKPLLLLAVLTLCCCIGSMDALQRNGCRCIRTIPNSIPRRIIRKIEVIPISGHCRRTEIIITRRNGSTVCVNPSADWVKVLLRNLQKPGCSKGRASSCGRQLLR, from the exons ATGATGACTAAACCACTGCTCCTCCTGGCTGTTCTgactctctgctgctgcatcgGCTCTATGGATG CTCTTCAGAGGAATGGGTGTAGATGCATACGGACGATCCCTAATTCCATACCTCGTCGGATCATCAGGAAAATTGAGGTGATTCCTATTTCAGGACACTGTCGTCGGACTGAGATCAT AATCACCAGGAGGAACGGCTCTACAGTTTGTGTCAACCCAAGTGCGGATTGGGTTAAAGTCCTGCTCCGCAATTTGCAAAA GCCGGGCTGTAGCAAAGGAAGGGCTTCCTCTTGTGGTCGTCAGTTATTGCGATAA